In Massilia violaceinigra, one DNA window encodes the following:
- a CDS encoding prephenate dehydrogenase, whose protein sequence is MFNKVVIFGVGLIGGSFARALRHAGVVTTLVGVGRSPQAMARALELGIIDQVAASVQDAMAGADLVLIAAPVAQTAPVLASLLPYLEAGTVVTDAGSTKSDVVAAARAVMKERVGQFVPGHPIAGRETNGPDAAIVDLYHGKKTVLTPLPENAAADIDRVAAAWSACGAIIHRLTPQEHDTVFASVSHLPHLLAYALVDDIARKPHAGLLFQYAASGFRDFTRIAGSSPEMWRDISLANQSALLGELDAYLAQLTAIRAMLANGDGAAIEAVYANAQRARCRWIEAIETAEAPPAQDSSPE, encoded by the coding sequence GTGTTCAATAAAGTCGTCATCTTCGGCGTAGGGCTGATCGGCGGCTCGTTCGCGCGCGCGCTGCGCCATGCCGGCGTGGTGACCACGCTGGTGGGTGTCGGCCGCTCGCCGCAAGCGATGGCGCGCGCACTTGAACTGGGCATCATCGACCAGGTGGCGGCTTCGGTGCAGGATGCGATGGCGGGTGCCGACCTGGTGCTGATCGCCGCGCCGGTGGCCCAGACCGCGCCGGTTCTGGCGTCGCTGCTGCCGTACCTGGAAGCGGGTACCGTGGTCACCGACGCCGGCAGCACCAAGTCCGACGTGGTGGCCGCCGCGCGCGCCGTGATGAAAGAGCGGGTGGGCCAGTTCGTGCCGGGGCACCCGATCGCCGGGCGCGAAACGAATGGTCCGGACGCTGCCATCGTCGACCTGTACCACGGCAAAAAGACCGTGCTCACGCCGCTGCCCGAAAACGCCGCGGCCGACATCGACCGCGTGGCCGCCGCATGGAGCGCCTGCGGCGCCATCATCCACCGCCTCACGCCGCAAGAGCACGACACCGTGTTCGCCTCGGTCAGCCACCTGCCGCATTTGCTGGCCTACGCGCTGGTCGACGACATCGCCCGCAAGCCGCATGCCGGCTTGCTGTTCCAATACGCCGCCAGCGGTTTCAGGGACTTCACGCGCATTGCCGGCTCCTCGCCCGAAATGTGGCGCGACATCAGCCTGGCCAACCAATCGGCCCTGCTGGGCGAGTTGGACGCATATCTGGCACAATTGACAGCAATTCGCGCGATGCTCGCCAATGGCGACGGCGCCGCCATCGAAGCGGTCTACGCCAACGCCCAGCGCGCGCGCTGCCGCTGGATCGAAGCGATCGAAACGGCCGAGGCGCCGCCGGCGCAGGACAGCAGTCCGGAATAA
- the hisC gene encoding histidinol-phosphate transaminase yields the protein MSQQFGPEYVRAIAPYQAGKPIAEVAREFGLDEANIVKLASNENPFGVPASSQQAMAAAVADLGRYPDANGFDLKAALAKRYEVPADWITLGNGSNDILEIAAHAFVQKGQAVVYSQYSFAVYALATQGVGARAIVVPAREYGHDLDAMAAAIDADTRLVFIANPNNPTGTFIPAAQIEAFLNKVPANVVVVLDEAYNEFLAPEHQFESAQWARKYPNLLVSRTFSKAYGLAGLRVGFAVAQPALTDLMNRIRQPFNVNSLAQAAAIAALNDKPFLEQGAKNNAAGYAQFVEAFDELGLQYVPSFGNFVLVKVGDDDGAGARINLALLKQGVIVRPVGNYGLPQWLRISIGLPAENAIFIAALKKALA from the coding sequence GAAGCGAACATCGTCAAACTGGCGTCGAACGAAAATCCGTTCGGCGTGCCCGCATCGAGCCAGCAAGCCATGGCCGCCGCGGTGGCCGACCTGGGACGCTACCCGGACGCCAACGGCTTCGATTTGAAAGCCGCACTCGCCAAGCGCTACGAGGTGCCGGCCGACTGGATCACCCTGGGCAACGGCAGCAACGACATCCTCGAAATCGCCGCCCACGCGTTTGTGCAAAAAGGCCAGGCCGTGGTCTATTCGCAGTACTCGTTCGCCGTGTACGCGCTGGCCACGCAAGGCGTGGGCGCGCGCGCGATCGTGGTGCCGGCCAGGGAGTATGGCCACGACCTCGACGCCATGGCAGCGGCGATCGACGCCGACACACGCCTGGTCTTCATCGCCAACCCGAACAACCCGACCGGTACCTTTATTCCGGCGGCGCAGATCGAAGCGTTCTTGAACAAGGTGCCTGCCAACGTGGTCGTGGTGCTGGACGAAGCCTACAACGAATTCCTGGCGCCCGAACACCAGTTCGAATCGGCCCAGTGGGCGCGCAAGTACCCTAATCTGCTGGTCTCGCGCACCTTCTCCAAGGCCTACGGCCTGGCCGGCCTGCGCGTCGGCTTCGCCGTTGCGCAGCCGGCCCTGACCGACCTGATGAACCGCATCCGCCAGCCGTTCAACGTGAACTCGCTGGCCCAGGCCGCGGCCATCGCAGCGCTGAACGACAAGCCGTTCCTGGAGCAGGGCGCCAAGAACAATGCCGCCGGCTACGCGCAGTTTGTCGAAGCCTTCGACGAATTGGGATTGCAGTACGTGCCATCGTTCGGTAACTTCGTGCTGGTCAAGGTTGGCGACGACGACGGCGCGGGCGCGCGCATCAACCTCGCGCTGCTCAAGCAAGGCGTGATTGTGCGCCCGGTCGGCAACTACGGCCTGCCGCAATGGCTGCGCATTTCCATCGGCCTGCCGGCCGAAAACGCGATCTTCATCGCCGCCCTCAAGAAAGCGCTGGCCTGA